The Halichoerus grypus chromosome 15, mHalGry1.hap1.1, whole genome shotgun sequence genome includes a window with the following:
- the FFAR1 gene encoding free fatty acid receptor 1, which translates to MDLPPQLSFALYAAAFALGFPLNALAIGGAVSHARLRLTPSLVYALHLGCSDLLLAASLPLKAVEALALGAWPLPAPLCPAFALAHFAPLYAGGGFLAALSVGRYLGAAFPLGYQAARRPRYSWGVCAAIWALVLCHLGLVFGLEAPGGWMDNTTSSLGINTPVNGSPVCLEAWDPASAGPARLSLSLLLFFLPLSITAFCYVGCLRALVRSGLSHRRKLRAAWVAGGALLTLLLCLGPYNASNVAGFLHPNMGGYWRKLGLITGAWSVVLNPLVTGYLGGGAGRVTSVARTKGGTSQK; encoded by the coding sequence ATGGACCTGCCCCCGCAGCTCTCCTTCGCTCTCTACGCAGCTGCCTTTGCGCTGGGCTTCCCGCTCAACGCCCTGGCCATTGGGGGCGCCGTGTCCCACGCCCGGCTCCGCCTCACCCCCAGCCTTGTCTATGCCCTCCACCTGGGCTGCTCTGACCTCCTGCTGGCAGCCTCTCTGCCCCTGAAGGCGGTGGAGGCCCTGGCCTTGGGCGCCTGGCCTCTGCCAGCCCCGCTCTGTCCTGCCTTTGCCCTGGCCCACTTCGCTCCGCTCTATGCTGGCGGGGGCTTCCTGGCTGCCCTGAGTGTCGGCCGCTACCTAGGGGCTGCCTTCCCCTTGGGCTACCAAGCGGCCCGGAGGCCACGCTATTCCTGGGGGGTGTGTGCGGCCATATGGGCCCTTGTCCTCTGTCACCTGGGGCTGGTATTTGGGCTGGAGGCTCCGGGAGGCTGGATGGACAATACCACCAGCTCCCTGGGGATCAACACGCCAGTCAACGGCTCTCCAGTCTGCCTGGAGGCCTGGGACCCAGCCTCAGCGGGCCCTGCTCGcctcagcctctctctcctgctcttcttcctgcCCCTCAGCATTACAGCCTTCTGCTACGTGGGCTGCCTCCGGGCACTGGTCCGCTCAGGCCTGAGCCACAGACGGAAGCTAAGGGCAGCCTGGGTGGCCGGCGGGGCTCTGCTCACGCTGCTGCTCTGCTTAGGACCTTACAACGCCTCCAATGTGGCTGGCTTCCTGCACCCCAACATGGGAGGCTACTGGCGGAAACTGGGGCTCATCACAGGGGCTTGGAGTGTGGTGCTCAACCCGCTGGTGACTGGCTACTTGGGAGGGGGTGCTGGGCGGGTAACAAGTGTGGCAAGAACAAAAGGAGGGACATCCCAGAAGTAG
- the FFAR3 gene encoding LOW QUALITY PROTEIN: free fatty acid receptor 3 (The sequence of the model RefSeq protein was modified relative to this genomic sequence to represent the inferred CDS: inserted 1 base in 1 codon) has product MGKSPNLYFFPGNHWLYFSVYLFTFLVGLPLNVVALVIFVGKLRRRPVAVDVILLNLTLSDLLLLLFLPFRMVEAANDMHWPLPFIFCPLSGFLFFTTIYLTSLFLAAVSIERFLSVVYPLWYKARPRPGQASLVSGACWLLASAHCSVVYIIEFSGNSSYSQTNNSTCYLEFQENQLTILLPVRLEMAVVLFGVPLLITSYCYGHLVWVLSRGASHRRWRRVVGLVAATLLNFLVCFGPYNVSHVVGYVQRESPAWRTHALLLSTLNSCVDPLVYYFSSSGFQADFHGLLRRLTGGWGPWRREGSVKLKEKNEXGGSRGSCPT; this is encoded by the exons ATGGGCAAAAGCCCGAACTTATACTTCTTCCCCGGCAATCACTGGCTCTACTTCTCCGTGTACCTCTTCACCTTCCTCGTGGGGCTCCCCCTCAACGTGGTGGCCTTGGTGATCTTCGTGGGCAAGCTGCGGCGGCGCCCAGTGGCCGTGGACGTGATCTTGCTCAACCTGACCCTCTCAGACCTGCTCCTGCTGCTCTTCCTGCCATTCCGCATGGTGGAGGCTGCCAATGACATGCACTGGCCCCTGCCCTTCATCTTCTGCCCCCTCTCCGGATTCCTCTTCTTCACCACCATCTATCTGACCTCCCTCTTCCTGGCAGCTGTAAGCATCGAGCGCTTCCTGAGCGTGGTCTATCCGCTATGGTACAAGGCCCGGCCCAGGCCTGGACAGGCCAGCCTGGTCAGCGGGGCCTGTTGGCTCCTGGCCAGCGCTCACTGCAGCGTGGTCTACATCATCGAATTCTCAGGGAACTCCTCCTACAGCCAGACTAACAATAGCACCTGCTACTTGGAATTCCAGGAGAACCAGCTGACTATTCTCCTGCCCGTCAGGCTGGAGATGGCTGTGGTCCTCTTTGGGGTGCCCCTGCTCATCACCAGCTACTGCTATGGCCACCTGGTATGggtgctcagcaggggagccagCCACCGGAGGTGGAGGAGGGTGGTTGGGCTTGTGGCAGCCACCCTGCTCAACTTCCTCGTCTGCTTTGGGCCCTACAACGTGTCTCATGTCGTGGGCTACGTCCAGCGTGAAAGCCCGGCGTGGAGAACTCATGCGCTGCTTCTTAGCACCCTGAATTCCTGTGTCGACCCCCTTGTCTACTACTTCTCATCATCTGGATTCCAGGCTGACTTTCACGGGCTGCTGAGACGGCTGACTGGGGGCTGGGGCCCTTGGAGGCGGGAGGGCAGCGTGAAGCTGAAGGAGAAGAATG GAGGGGGCAGCCGCGGGAGCTGTCCGACATAG